One genomic window of Anaerolineae bacterium includes the following:
- a CDS encoding DUF4332 domain-containing protein encodes MPRLEIIEGIGPVYAAKLREAGIATTEALWKKGASRQGRKELAARTGLSEGQILEWVNHADLFRIKGIGPEYADLLEAAGVDTVPELAQRNPDNLYQKLIEVNATKKLVRRLPTLDMVKDWVAQAKALPRVIEY; translated from the coding sequence ATGCCCCGGTTAGAAATCATCGAAGGCATCGGCCCGGTGTACGCCGCCAAATTACGCGAAGCCGGGATCGCCACCACTGAAGCGCTTTGGAAGAAAGGCGCCAGCCGTCAAGGGCGCAAGGAACTCGCCGCCAGGACCGGCCTCAGCGAAGGCCAGATCCTGGAATGGGTGAACCATGCCGACCTGTTCCGCATCAAAGGCATCGGCCCTGAATACGCCGACTTGCTGGAAGCCGCCGGGGTGGACACGGTGCCCGAACTGGCTCAGCGCAACCCTGACAACCTGTACCAAAAACTCATCGAGGTCAACGCCACCAAAAAACTGGTGCGCCGCTTGCCCACCCTGGACATGGTCAAGGATTGGGTTGCCCAGGCCAAGGCCCTGCCCCGCGTCATCGAATACTGA